One Heterodontus francisci isolate sHetFra1 chromosome 3, sHetFra1.hap1, whole genome shotgun sequence DNA window includes the following coding sequences:
- the map3k7 gene encoding mitogen-activated protein kinase kinase kinase 7 isoform X4, whose translation MITATGTPSEKATRNYAWTPDESTDTNGSDNSIPMAYLTLDHQLQPLAPCPNSKESMSVFEQHCKMAQEYLKVQTEIALLLQRKQELIAELDQDEKDQQNTSRLVQEHKKLLEENKSLSTYYQQCKKQLEYIRAQQQKRQGTS comes from the exons ATGATCACTGCCACAGGAACTCCTTCTGAGAAAGCTACACGCAACTATGCATGGACACCAGATGAATCAACAG ATACAAATGGTTCTGATAATTCTATTCCAATGGCATATCTGACCCTGGATCACCAGTTACAG CCACTAGCTCCATGTCCAAACTCCAAAGAATCCATGTCTGTATTTGAACAGCATTGCAAAATGGCTCAGGAATACCTGAAAGTTCAAACAGAAATAGCATTGCTACTACAGAGAAA GCAAGAACTAATAGCAGAACTGGACCAGGATGAGAAAGATCAACAGAATACCTCCCGGCTGGTTCAAGAACATAAGAAGCTTTTGGAAGAAAACAAAAGTTTATCTACATACTATCAACAATGTAAGAAACAGCTAGAATACATAAGAGCCCAGCAGCAGAAGCGGCAGGGCACATCATGA